In one window of Frigoriglobus tundricola DNA:
- a CDS encoding ABC transporter permease → MRWYILRALLQKEFARHLANRGGIALALLLIAAAVLLSVFAPQEAAAAGTSMVGGVHHCYVDADRATPLFKHLQENVPADLKTQLVFRVTDPARIGTLIEAQPGTGSIQMTVRYEPGKPPVLDVYIWHPDGQPEAMAVYETWFWKETRRGLAASVRKTAPNLPPDPKFDSDAPWELMDAHAHLKEQAVAAGAPAGAVPELAVHRKGLAGPVLDFRAAIATGMVVFALYFACVYLLPTLNCEERERGVLLAQALTPASPAELLAAKFLFYPAFGLGLAATLAAIYKPEVLSSLFFWLSLMAVGGGFLGIGMTIAAWAKTQRAAFLGGMCYLLSVSMVLLICSTNGIPFLSNLAVEYHGPRILHAALSGTVQNHHWLNLLGALGLATAWLFAAGWVFRRRGWQ, encoded by the coding sequence ATGAGATGGTACATCCTCCGTGCCCTGTTGCAAAAGGAGTTCGCCCGGCACCTGGCGAACCGGGGCGGCATCGCGCTCGCGCTGCTGCTGATCGCGGCGGCGGTGCTCCTCTCGGTGTTCGCGCCGCAGGAGGCCGCGGCCGCGGGCACGAGCATGGTCGGCGGTGTTCACCACTGTTACGTGGACGCCGACCGGGCCACGCCGCTCTTCAAGCACCTCCAAGAGAACGTACCCGCGGACCTGAAGACGCAACTGGTGTTTCGTGTGACCGACCCGGCGCGGATCGGGACACTGATCGAGGCCCAACCGGGCACGGGGTCGATTCAGATGACCGTGCGGTACGAACCGGGCAAGCCGCCGGTGCTGGACGTTTACATCTGGCACCCGGACGGGCAACCGGAGGCAATGGCCGTATACGAGACGTGGTTCTGGAAGGAGACCCGCCGCGGGTTGGCCGCGAGCGTGCGGAAGACCGCGCCGAACCTCCCGCCGGACCCCAAATTCGATTCGGACGCGCCCTGGGAACTCATGGACGCGCACGCGCACCTGAAGGAACAGGCCGTCGCCGCCGGCGCGCCGGCCGGGGCGGTCCCCGAACTGGCCGTTCACCGTAAGGGACTCGCCGGGCCGGTCCTCGACTTCCGGGCCGCCATCGCAACGGGCATGGTCGTGTTCGCCCTGTACTTCGCGTGCGTCTACCTGTTGCCGACGCTCAACTGCGAGGAGCGCGAGCGCGGCGTGCTGTTGGCGCAGGCGCTCACCCCGGCGTCACCGGCAGAACTGCTCGCGGCGAAGTTCCTGTTCTACCCGGCGTTCGGCCTGGGTCTGGCCGCGACGCTCGCCGCGATTTACAAGCCGGAAGTGCTGTCGAGCCTGTTCTTCTGGTTGTCGCTCATGGCGGTCGGCGGCGGGTTCCTGGGCATCGGCATGACGATCGCTGCGTGGGCCAAGACGCAACGGGCGGCGTTCCTGGGCGGGATGTGCTACCTGCTGTCCGTCTCGATGGTGCTGCTCATCTGTTCGACTAATGGCATCCCGTTCCTGTCGAACCTGGCGGTCGAGTACCACGGGCCGCGCATTCTGCACGCGGCGCTCAGCGGGACCGTGCAGAACCACCACTGGCTGAACCTGCTCGGCGCGCTCGGTCTGGCGACCGCCTGGCTGTTCGCCGCCGGCTGGGTGTTCCGCCGCCGCGGGTGGCAGTAG
- a CDS encoding ABC transporter ATP-binding protein, with translation MIPPDVMIRIAGLRVLYGAFAAVDGLDLDIRRGELFGLLGPNGAGKSTTIRVLIGQRRPSGGSVTIGGRDVVREWAQIKPNFGYVPDRENHFEEFTGRRNLEFFGQLYGVPKLRADQVLKMVELDEAADLPVRGYSLGMRKKLLLARALLHEPQILYLDEPTANLDIHSAEVVHRILRDRVKHGATVILTTHDMDEVEKICDRVGIVCRGKLVALDSPLALKQQHTERKVDVIRDDGERLVFDLDDPTGRAGLAGLVTAGRALSIRTREFDFHATFLKLTGLVFE, from the coding sequence TTGATCCCACCCGACGTGATGATCCGGATCGCCGGGCTGCGCGTGCTGTACGGCGCGTTCGCCGCGGTGGACGGGCTGGACCTCGACATCCGCCGCGGGGAACTGTTCGGCCTGCTCGGCCCGAACGGCGCGGGGAAGTCGACCACCATTCGCGTTCTGATCGGTCAGCGGCGCCCCAGCGGCGGGAGCGTCACGATCGGCGGGCGGGACGTGGTCCGCGAGTGGGCGCAGATCAAACCGAACTTCGGCTACGTCCCCGACCGCGAGAACCACTTCGAAGAGTTCACCGGCCGGCGGAACCTGGAGTTCTTCGGCCAGCTCTACGGCGTGCCCAAGTTGCGCGCCGATCAGGTGTTGAAGATGGTGGAGCTGGACGAGGCGGCCGACCTGCCCGTCCGCGGCTACTCCCTCGGCATGCGCAAGAAGCTCCTCCTGGCCCGCGCGCTCTTACACGAACCACAAATCCTGTACCTCGACGAACCGACCGCGAACCTCGACATCCACTCGGCGGAAGTCGTTCACCGGATCTTGCGCGACCGGGTGAAGCACGGCGCGACGGTCATCCTCACCACGCACGACATGGACGAGGTGGAGAAGATCTGCGACCGCGTGGGGATCGTGTGCCGCGGCAAGCTGGTGGCGCTCGACTCGCCGCTCGCCCTGAAGCAGCAGCACACGGAGCGGAAGGTGGACGTGATCCGCGACGATGGCGAGCGGCTCGTGTTCGACCTGGACGACCCGACCGGCCGCGCCGGACTGGCGGGGCTGGTGACCGCCGGCCGGGCGCTGAGCATCCGCACCCGCGAGTTCGACTTCCACGCGACGTTCCTGAAGCTCACGGGGCTGGTGTTTGAATAG
- the metH gene encoding methionine synthase codes for MPTPLDHPFLNAARERVVILDGGMGTSLHKYKPTDKDWGRGPNGKSLMNLSDALVYTRPEWIAEIHRGFFEVGCDGVETNTFNANLIGLGDPANPDDFGMAEKIEEINRLNIRIAKEVAAEFSTAQRPRFVVGSVGPGPKMPSLTNPAIYVDFDTLAAAYRPQLRVMIEERVDAILIETCFDVLEAKCAAITAIEEMRRAGVRLPLMVQLTITDEKKRMLPGTDIPAALVALDPLDEIDVLGMNCGVGPDWMDDDVRHLSRHSRKLLSVLPNAGMPKTVGDEAVFPMDPETVARWLHRFVTEYGANIIGGCCGTSHAHLKAVVERVGGKKPAARTPVYVPAVSSLQSAQDLMVDQRPLLVGERTNTNGSKKFKQLLEKDDWHGLVEMAKEQEREGVHVLDVCVDYVGRDGVRDMKEVIKRYNEVLTKPIMLDSTELPVIEAGLKLCSGKALINSINLEDGRKTLDPKTLLAKKYGASLVALTIDEKGQADTAEWKFEVAKRIYDIVVHEYGIPPSDLLFDPLVFPVSTGQEQTRKSALETFRAIKLIKENLPGALTHVGLSNCSFGLTPYTRQVLNSVYLHYALEYGLDSAILHAAKIMPLASIDEKGKELCRRLLFDERTFDTAGNCVEDPLQMLIEHYADKKSENKKGQSLGETVEERLRQAIIQGRRESLVADLDAAREKHSPLDIINRILLDGMKVVGELFGSGQMQLPFVLQSAEVMKAAVAHLEQFMVKVEGDEKGKIVLATVKGDVHDIGKNLVDIILTNNGYKVFNLGIKQPIDTMIAELQRQNADAIGMSGLLVKSTVIMKEDLVTLNERGLAPPVILGGAALNRRYVEQDLQAIYKGKVFYGEDAFEGLRVMDELAARKKLQKVGSVAVAGVAKSAERRGREIGGPVEAASVNGSKGERVGVQHPNKSGKALPPRSPSLPKAPDVPTPPFLGSRVRTDFDLNDVFQFINEITLFGTQWQFKKGGVKPAEHARQIAEVARPALERLKAFCLAENVLRPAVTYGFFPAAGDGTKLTVYEADHRTPRTVFDFPRQDFGEFLCLSDYVEPLRDGRAVDYVAFMAVTMGREVTRVAHDWYQAGKYQDYLYLHGLGVECAEGLAEMFHQQLRREWGIGAADSPHIQKLFKGHYRGNRYSFGYPACPALEDQKQLFALIDPTRVGITLSEQFQLEPEQSTTALVVHHPDAKYFNTVRSSGCATGE; via the coding sequence ATGCCTACCCCACTCGACCACCCGTTCCTGAACGCCGCCCGCGAGCGCGTCGTCATTCTCGACGGTGGCATGGGGACCAGCCTGCACAAGTACAAGCCCACCGACAAGGACTGGGGGCGCGGGCCGAACGGCAAGTCGCTGATGAACCTGTCGGACGCCCTCGTGTACACGCGCCCGGAGTGGATCGCGGAGATCCACCGCGGGTTCTTCGAGGTCGGGTGCGACGGGGTCGAGACAAATACGTTCAACGCGAACCTGATCGGCTTGGGCGACCCTGCTAATCCGGACGATTTCGGAATGGCCGAGAAGATCGAGGAGATCAACCGGCTGAACATCCGAATCGCGAAAGAGGTTGCGGCCGAGTTCAGCACCGCACAGCGCCCGCGGTTCGTCGTCGGTTCGGTCGGACCGGGTCCGAAGATGCCGTCGCTGACCAACCCGGCTATTTACGTTGACTTCGACACGTTGGCCGCGGCGTACCGCCCACAGCTTCGCGTGATGATTGAGGAGCGCGTGGACGCGATCCTCATCGAAACGTGTTTCGACGTCCTCGAGGCGAAATGCGCCGCGATCACGGCCATTGAAGAAATGCGCCGCGCCGGTGTGCGGCTCCCACTCATGGTGCAACTGACGATCACGGACGAGAAGAAACGGATGCTGCCGGGGACGGACATCCCGGCGGCGTTGGTCGCGCTCGACCCGCTCGATGAGATCGACGTCCTCGGGATGAACTGCGGCGTCGGTCCGGACTGGATGGACGACGACGTCCGACATCTCAGTCGGCACAGCCGCAAGTTGCTCAGCGTGCTGCCGAACGCCGGAATGCCGAAGACCGTGGGCGACGAGGCCGTATTTCCGATGGACCCGGAGACGGTTGCGCGGTGGCTCCATCGCTTCGTGACCGAGTACGGGGCGAACATTATCGGCGGGTGCTGTGGTACGTCCCACGCGCACCTGAAGGCCGTGGTCGAACGGGTCGGCGGTAAGAAGCCGGCGGCGCGCACGCCGGTGTACGTCCCCGCCGTGTCCAGCCTCCAGTCGGCGCAGGATCTGATGGTCGATCAGCGCCCGCTTCTCGTGGGCGAGCGGACGAACACGAACGGCTCCAAGAAGTTCAAGCAACTGCTCGAGAAGGACGACTGGCACGGCCTGGTGGAGATGGCGAAGGAGCAGGAGCGCGAGGGCGTTCACGTCCTCGACGTGTGCGTGGACTACGTCGGCCGCGACGGCGTCCGCGACATGAAGGAGGTCATCAAGCGGTACAACGAGGTGCTGACCAAGCCGATCATGCTCGACAGCACCGAACTGCCGGTCATCGAGGCCGGGCTGAAGCTCTGCTCGGGCAAGGCGCTCATCAACTCGATCAACCTGGAGGACGGCCGCAAGACGCTCGACCCGAAGACGCTCCTGGCGAAGAAGTACGGCGCGAGCCTCGTCGCCCTGACCATCGACGAGAAGGGCCAGGCCGATACGGCGGAGTGGAAGTTCGAGGTCGCCAAGCGCATCTACGACATCGTGGTCCACGAGTACGGCATCCCGCCGTCGGACCTGCTCTTCGACCCCCTCGTGTTCCCGGTCTCCACCGGCCAGGAGCAGACCCGCAAGAGCGCGCTGGAGACGTTCCGGGCGATCAAGCTCATCAAGGAGAACCTGCCCGGCGCGCTCACGCACGTCGGCCTGTCCAACTGCTCGTTCGGCCTGACGCCGTACACGCGGCAGGTGCTGAACAGCGTGTACCTGCACTACGCCCTTGAGTACGGTCTCGACTCCGCGATCCTCCACGCGGCCAAGATCATGCCGCTGGCGAGCATCGACGAGAAGGGCAAGGAACTGTGCCGCCGGCTGCTGTTCGACGAGCGGACCTTCGACACCGCCGGTAACTGCGTCGAAGACCCGCTCCAGATGCTCATCGAGCACTACGCGGACAAGAAGAGCGAGAACAAGAAGGGCCAGTCGCTCGGCGAAACGGTCGAGGAGCGGCTGCGACAGGCGATCATCCAGGGGCGCCGCGAGTCGCTCGTTGCGGACCTCGACGCGGCCCGCGAGAAGCACTCGCCGCTGGACATCATCAACCGCATCCTGCTCGACGGCATGAAGGTCGTCGGCGAGCTGTTCGGCAGCGGGCAGATGCAACTGCCGTTCGTGCTGCAATCGGCCGAGGTGATGAAGGCGGCGGTCGCGCACCTCGAACAGTTCATGGTGAAGGTGGAGGGCGACGAGAAGGGCAAGATCGTCCTCGCCACCGTGAAGGGCGACGTTCACGACATCGGCAAGAACCTCGTGGACATCATCCTCACGAACAACGGCTACAAGGTGTTCAACCTCGGCATCAAGCAGCCGATCGACACCATGATCGCGGAGCTCCAGAGGCAGAACGCTGACGCCATCGGCATGAGCGGGCTGCTCGTGAAGTCCACCGTCATCATGAAGGAGGACCTCGTCACGCTGAACGAACGCGGCCTCGCCCCGCCGGTGATCCTCGGCGGCGCGGCGCTCAACCGCCGGTACGTCGAACAGGACCTTCAGGCGATTTACAAGGGGAAGGTGTTCTACGGCGAGGACGCCTTCGAGGGGCTGCGCGTGATGGACGAACTCGCCGCCCGCAAGAAGCTCCAGAAGGTCGGGAGCGTGGCGGTGGCGGGGGTGGCGAAGTCGGCCGAGCGCCGGGGCCGCGAGATCGGCGGACCGGTGGAGGCGGCGAGCGTCAACGGGTCGAAGGGCGAACGGGTCGGCGTCCAACACCCGAATAAGAGTGGTAAGGCGCTCCCGCCGCGGTCGCCGTCGCTGCCGAAGGCGCCCGACGTGCCGACGCCGCCGTTCCTCGGCTCCCGGGTGCGCACCGACTTCGACCTGAACGACGTGTTCCAGTTCATTAACGAGATCACACTGTTCGGTACGCAGTGGCAGTTCAAAAAGGGCGGCGTGAAGCCGGCCGAACACGCGCGGCAGATCGCGGAGGTCGCCCGGCCGGCGCTCGAGCGCCTCAAGGCGTTCTGTCTCGCCGAGAACGTCCTGCGCCCCGCCGTGACCTACGGGTTCTTCCCGGCCGCGGGCGACGGCACGAAGCTCACGGTGTACGAGGCCGACCACCGCACCCCGCGCACCGTGTTCGATTTCCCGCGCCAGGACTTCGGCGAGTTCCTCTGCCTCTCGGACTACGTGGAGCCGCTCCGCGACGGGCGGGCCGTCGATTACGTCGCCTTCATGGCGGTGACGATGGGCCGCGAGGTCACCCGCGTCGCCCACGACTGGTACCAGGCCGGCAAGTACCAGGACTACCTGTACCTGCACGGCCTGGGCGTCGAGTGCGCCGAGGGTCTGGCCGAGATGTTCCACCAGCAACTGCGCCGCGAGTGGGGGATCGGCGCGGCCGACTCGCCCCACATTCAGAAGCTGTTCAAGGGCCACTACCGCGGCAACCGCTACTCGTTCGGCTACCCGGCGTGCCCGGCGCTCGAGGACCAGAAGCAGTTGTTCGCGCTCATCGACCCCACACGTGTCGGAATCACCCTGAGCGAGCAGTTCCAGCTCGAACCGGAACAGTCCACCACCGCGCTCGTGGTTCACCACCCGGACGCCAAGTACTTCAACACGGTCCGAAGCTCCGGTTGTGCGACGGGGGAGTGA
- a CDS encoding TolC family protein: MRAAAALLRGDRAAVAARALDVKQVELRLEELQTRQKAGMNVTAELVSAKLDLLKAKGDLLTAVTDWHAAEVKLHLAMGLLVRQ, translated from the coding sequence ATCCGCGCCGCGGCGGCGCTCCTCCGCGGGGACCGGGCCGCCGTTGCCGCCCGCGCGTTGGACGTGAAGCAGGTCGAATTGCGCCTTGAGGAACTCCAGACGCGGCAAAAGGCGGGCATGAACGTGACGGCCGAACTCGTGAGCGCGAAGCTCGACCTGCTGAAGGCCAAAGGCGACCTGCTGACCGCGGTAACGGACTGGCACGCGGCCGAGGTGAAGTTGCACCTGGCGATGGGGTTGCTCGTGCGGCAGTGA
- the queC gene encoding 7-cyano-7-deazaguanine synthase QueC, with protein MPKAVVLLSGGLDSTTALAVARSRGFDCYALSVDYGQRHRVELDRAAAAAKALGAVEQRVVKIDLRQIGGSALTADIDVPKDRSADDMGHGVPVTYVPARNTILLGLALGYAETVGAFDLFIGANVLDYSGYPDCRPEFLSAFGALANLATRAGTEGTGTFRVHSPLLKMTKAEIIREGTKLGVDYGATLSCYDPDAAGRACGRCDSCLLRKKGFAEAGVPDPTAYQ; from the coding sequence ATGCCGAAAGCCGTTGTCCTTCTGAGCGGCGGGCTCGACAGCACCACGGCCCTCGCCGTCGCACGGAGCCGGGGGTTCGACTGTTACGCGCTGTCGGTCGATTACGGCCAGCGGCACCGCGTCGAACTGGACCGGGCCGCGGCCGCCGCGAAGGCGCTCGGCGCGGTCGAACAGCGCGTGGTGAAGATCGACCTGCGTCAGATCGGCGGCTCCGCGCTGACGGCGGACATCGACGTTCCCAAAGACCGCAGCGCGGACGACATGGGCCACGGCGTGCCGGTCACCTACGTCCCGGCCCGCAACACGATCCTCCTCGGCCTCGCGCTCGGTTACGCCGAGACGGTCGGGGCGTTCGACCTGTTCATCGGCGCGAACGTACTCGACTACAGCGGCTACCCCGACTGCCGGCCGGAGTTTTTGAGCGCGTTCGGGGCCCTCGCGAACCTGGCTACGAGGGCCGGCACCGAGGGCACGGGCACGTTCCGCGTTCACTCGCCGCTCTTGAAGATGACCAAGGCGGAAATCATCCGCGAGGGGACGAAACTCGGCGTGGATTACGGGGCGACGCTCAGTTGCTACGACCCCGACGCGGCCGGCCGGGCGTGCGGCCGGTGCGACTCGTGCCTCCTGCGAAAGAAGGGCTTCGCCGAGGCCGGCGTCCCGGACCCGACCGCGTATCAGTGA
- a CDS encoding dihydroorotate dehydrogenase, producing MIDLSVTLGRLELRNPVLVASGTFGYAKEMAPLVDFAKLGGVIPKTVTRSPRAGNRPPRTVETASGMLNAIGLDNDGLEHFLTHHLPYLRTLPTAVVGNIAGKSADEFVAMAARVHQSRAGLAALELNLSCPNVSGGTDFASDPELTRSIVRRCRDACPDLPLVAKLTPNVTDITLIARAAADGGADAVSAVNTFVGMAVDWRRRRPILGNVTGGLSGPAIKPLALRAVWRIAQLKAIPVIAVGGIAALDDVMEFLVVGASAVQVGTANFYDPTASVRIVDALPGAVEALGATRVRDVTGTLRV from the coding sequence ATGATCGACCTCTCTGTCACGCTCGGCCGGCTGGAACTGCGCAACCCCGTGTTGGTGGCGAGCGGCACGTTCGGCTACGCGAAGGAGATGGCGCCGCTCGTGGACTTCGCGAAGCTCGGCGGCGTGATCCCGAAGACCGTGACGCGGTCCCCGCGGGCCGGGAACAGGCCGCCGCGCACGGTCGAGACGGCGTCCGGCATGTTGAACGCGATCGGCCTCGACAACGACGGCCTCGAGCACTTCCTCACGCACCACCTGCCGTACCTGCGCACGCTGCCCACCGCGGTCGTCGGCAACATCGCCGGCAAGAGCGCGGACGAGTTCGTCGCGATGGCCGCGCGCGTGCACCAGAGCCGGGCCGGTCTGGCCGCGCTGGAACTGAACCTCTCGTGCCCGAACGTGTCCGGGGGGACGGATTTCGCCAGCGATCCCGAGCTGACGCGGTCCATCGTGCGCCGGTGCCGCGACGCGTGCCCGGACCTGCCGCTCGTCGCGAAACTCACCCCGAACGTGACCGACATCACACTCATCGCGCGGGCCGCGGCCGACGGCGGGGCGGACGCGGTGAGTGCGGTGAACACCTTCGTGGGGATGGCGGTCGATTGGCGGCGGCGCCGCCCGATCCTCGGCAACGTGACCGGCGGGCTGAGCGGCCCCGCCATCAAGCCGCTCGCGCTCCGGGCCGTGTGGCGGATCGCACAGTTGAAAGCGATCCCGGTGATCGCCGTGGGCGGGATCGCCGCGCTCGACGACGTGATGGAGTTCCTCGTGGTCGGCGCGTCCGCGGTGCAGGTCGGCACGGCGAACTTCTACGACCCGACCGCGAGCGTGCGCATCGTGGACGCGCTACCCGGCGCGGTCGAGGCACTGGGTGCGACCCGAGTGCGGGACGTGACGGGAACGCTTCGGGTATAG
- a CDS encoding DoxX family protein gives MFWAVLVARVLVGLPVFVFGLNHFLNFMPMPAMTLPPAAMKFMEALNESNYMTVVKVLEVVGGALVLSGRLVSLGLVLITPVAVNIALWDVVLVKQPGLGVVLTALCFFLVWAYRSHFAGVFAVKPRIG, from the coding sequence ATGTTCTGGGCTGTTCTTGTTGCGCGCGTACTGGTCGGGCTGCCGGTCTTCGTTTTTGGCCTGAACCACTTTCTCAACTTCATGCCGATGCCGGCGATGACTTTGCCGCCGGCGGCGATGAAATTCATGGAGGCGCTGAACGAGTCGAATTACATGACCGTCGTGAAGGTGCTGGAGGTGGTCGGCGGGGCGCTGGTGCTGTCCGGTCGGCTGGTCTCGCTCGGGCTGGTGCTCATTACGCCGGTCGCGGTGAATATCGCCCTGTGGGACGTGGTCCTGGTGAAGCAACCCGGCTTGGGCGTGGTCCTGACCGCCCTGTGCTTCTTTCTCGTGTGGGCGTACCGCTCACACTTCGCGGGGGTGTTCGCCGTGAAGCCGCGGATCGGGTAA
- a CDS encoding cupin domain-containing protein yields MNPPFIPPGGGPKVAIAGDVYQIKLTGAETGGRCAVFEFFVPPGGGPPPHVHSREEETFYVLEGELAFTVAGTKFVVPTGGFLNAVRGVPHAFKNEADGPARAVVVVSPAGLEEFFLEVGIPWDDAYRAPGPPEPDQLARMAAAAPKYGLEILPPPPH; encoded by the coding sequence ATGAACCCGCCATTCATCCCGCCCGGCGGCGGCCCAAAGGTTGCCATCGCCGGCGACGTGTACCAGATCAAGCTGACCGGCGCCGAAACCGGCGGCCGGTGCGCCGTGTTCGAATTCTTCGTCCCGCCCGGCGGCGGCCCGCCCCCGCACGTCCACAGTCGCGAAGAAGAAACGTTCTACGTCCTTGAGGGCGAACTCGCGTTCACCGTCGCGGGCACGAAGTTCGTCGTTCCCACCGGCGGGTTCCTCAACGCCGTGAGGGGCGTGCCGCACGCCTTCAAGAACGAGGCCGACGGGCCGGCGCGGGCGGTCGTCGTGGTCAGCCCGGCCGGGCTGGAGGAGTTCTTCCTCGAAGTCGGCATCCCGTGGGACGACGCGTACCGCGCGCCCGGCCCGCCGGAACCGGACCAGCTCGCGCGGATGGCCGCCGCGGCGCCGAAGTACGGTCTCGAAATCCTCCCGCCCCCCCCGCACTGA
- a CDS encoding S1 family peptidase gives MPLFVVLGALAFVAQPARPARLPDGCAWVRAENDGAGGGFVVDVEKRLLVTCRHVAADRKTVDVFFPWVRGGALVTDRREYLGNRAALRERGLLVTGTVLKSADEFDLALVRLDSLPPGTKAVQLAPRVPRPGAALRVVGHRLDLDTVWNTTTGPLRATGKLADGYFWRGKKLATDASVLIGQLPIEEGDSGGPVFDATGAVVGMACALRRQCPLAAVVLSAEEVRRFLGAAVSPANKAEPATVGATLVRATVWVKPTATDVHIAGVLIEKDVVLTCARGLSASDRVGVAFPLRDGDKWVSARVAYRDPLALQLRGVWRAGTVLARDPARDLALIQLDTGCEHMAPVTLAATVPAAGAALHAMSHPGGLEFAWVYAGGAVRQRGPIALGTGERAPTVDVLVCQLPAQSGSPGGPVLNATGELVGVLSAREGAQLVGYAATAVEIRAFLDVARRDRPACTLVGLVARVEALPDVYAGALARGLAVRAERHRAAGRTADAVRDCASALALDPNCAAARLCHARVLAPEAALAELDTAVEKGRFHRDVLVLRAELAARAKDWRKARGDLERALDVFPADAEARQRLVGVYLGLGDDARAAAAISDTLRADPKRLAAVAADLLTHADALEQRFPDLPAVAADWLIRALAAAEKGTPDAKAKSAVADVRKAGAAAATDAERLRVLRAGLKGLR, from the coding sequence ATGCCGCTTTTCGTGGTCCTCGGCGCGCTCGCGTTCGTCGCTCAGCCGGCGCGTCCGGCCCGGCTGCCGGACGGGTGCGCCTGGGTGCGCGCGGAGAACGACGGCGCCGGCGGCGGGTTCGTGGTCGATGTCGAGAAGCGGCTCCTGGTCACCTGCCGGCACGTCGCCGCGGACCGCAAGACGGTGGACGTCTTCTTCCCCTGGGTGCGCGGGGGCGCGCTGGTTACCGACCGGCGCGAATACCTCGGCAACCGTGCCGCTCTTCGCGAGCGCGGGCTCCTCGTGACGGGCACCGTGCTGAAATCGGCCGACGAGTTCGACCTCGCGCTCGTGCGCCTCGATTCGCTCCCGCCCGGTACGAAAGCGGTGCAGCTCGCCCCGCGTGTACCGCGGCCCGGCGCGGCGCTGCGCGTGGTCGGTCACCGGCTCGACCTCGACACCGTGTGGAACACGACGACCGGTCCCCTCCGGGCGACCGGCAAACTCGCGGACGGGTACTTCTGGCGCGGAAAGAAACTCGCGACCGACGCGTCCGTTCTCATCGGGCAACTTCCGATCGAAGAGGGCGATTCCGGCGGACCGGTGTTCGACGCAACGGGTGCCGTGGTCGGCATGGCGTGCGCGTTGCGGCGCCAGTGCCCGCTCGCGGCGGTCGTCCTCTCCGCGGAGGAGGTCCGGCGGTTCCTTGGCGCGGCCGTTTCGCCTGCGAACAAGGCCGAGCCCGCAACAGTCGGGGCAACGCTGGTCCGCGCGACGGTGTGGGTGAAGCCGACCGCGACCGATGTCCACATCGCCGGCGTGCTGATCGAGAAAGATGTGGTCCTCACCTGTGCTCGCGGGTTGAGCGCGAGCGACCGTGTCGGCGTGGCGTTTCCGCTGCGCGACGGCGACAAGTGGGTGAGCGCACGAGTGGCTTACCGCGATCCGCTCGCGCTGCAACTCCGCGGCGTGTGGCGGGCGGGGACCGTTCTCGCTCGTGACCCGGCTCGTGATCTCGCGCTCATTCAACTCGACACCGGGTGCGAGCACATGGCGCCGGTTACCCTCGCGGCGACCGTGCCGGCCGCGGGCGCGGCGCTGCACGCGATGAGTCACCCCGGCGGATTGGAGTTCGCGTGGGTGTACGCGGGCGGGGCCGTTCGCCAGCGGGGGCCGATCGCACTCGGGACCGGCGAGCGGGCTCCGACCGTGGACGTACTGGTGTGTCAACTCCCGGCGCAATCCGGTTCGCCCGGCGGGCCGGTGCTGAACGCGACCGGCGAACTGGTCGGAGTGCTGTCCGCACGCGAGGGGGCACAACTGGTCGGCTACGCGGCCACGGCGGTGGAAATTCGCGCGTTCCTTGACGTCGCTCGTCGCGACCGACCCGCGTGTACGCTGGTGGGCCTGGTCGCCCGCGTCGAGGCACTGCCCGATGTGTACGCCGGCGCCTTGGCCCGCGGGCTCGCGGTTCGCGCCGAACGGCACCGCGCCGCCGGCCGCACGGCCGATGCAGTGCGGGACTGTGCCAGCGCGCTGGCACTCGATCCGAACTGTGCGGCGGCGCGGCTCTGTCACGCGCGGGTGCTCGCGCCCGAAGCGGCGCTAGCGGAACTGGACACGGCCGTTGAGAAGGGACGGTTCCACCGCGACGTGCTCGTGCTTCGGGCCGAACTCGCGGCTCGGGCGAAGGACTGGCGAAAGGCCCGCGGGGATCTCGAACGCGCCCTCGACGTCTTCCCCGCGGATGCGGAGGCCCGCCAGCGCCTGGTCGGAGTCTATCTGGGCCTCGGAGATGACGCCAGGGCCGCCGCGGCAATTAGCGACACGCTCCGCGCCGACCCGAAGCGACTCGCGGCGGTTGCGGCCGATCTGCTCACGCACGCCGACGCCCTTGAGCAAAGGTTCCCGGATCTGCCCGCGGTGGCGGCCGACTGGCTGATCCGGGCACTCGCCGCGGCTGAGAAGGGCACTCCCGACGCAAAAGCGAAATCCGCAGTCGCGGACGTTCGCAAGGCGGGGGCCGCTGCGGCGACTGATGCCGAGCGCCTCCGGGTGTTGCGGGCCGGTTTGAAGGGCTTGCGATAG